In the genome of Bacillota bacterium, the window TGGAGCCGGTGCCGCTCATCGAACTGCTTGGCCACGCCCAGTGGATGTTCTACGGCGGGGCGAACCGCGACCTCTTGCAGGATCCGGGGTGCCCGGAGCCGTTCGCCTATGACCCTCTCAACCCCCGAACGTACGAGGTCGTGCTGCCGGTCCTGGACGAGGCCATCGAGGTGTTCAGGCCCCGCTACGTCCACATTGGTCACGACGAGGTACGAAACCGTTGTACCTTCCCGGCGACCGAGGAGGGCCGGCGCGCCGGCTTCAACACCCTCTTTTACAACGACGTGATGCGCCTCTACGAGCACCTGCGGTCACGCGGGGTCGGGACGATGATGTGGCAGGACGTCGCGTTCTCCGAGGTGACCCGGGACATCGTGGGCCGGCTGCCCAAGGACATCGTCATCACCGACTGGCACTACTGGCCCGCCGACGACTTTCCCTCGGTGCGGGAGATCCGGGCGGCGGGGTTTCCGGTTATCGGGGCCACGTGGTACCGGCCCGGCAACGCCGAGAGCTTCGCCAGGAGCGCTCTGCGGGACGGCGCCATCGGTATGCTCCAGACCCGGTGGACAGGGTATTTCGGCAACCCGTCCGTGGCCGACGGGCAGACGGAACAGGCGGTGGCGTACATCCGGGCGGCTGCGAGTTTCTGGAACCCGGATGCCCCCGTATCGGAGGAGGTTGCGGCAAGGCGCTTCGCGGACGAGTGGGTACAGCCGCGAACGCTGGCAGGCCAACCGGGCCTGCATGCAGCGCGGCAGGCATGGCGGCCGGTTTCCGGGCGTCTGGTCTATCTTGGGCCACACGCTACCCGATCGTTGGTCGACCCGGACGGGAGCGGGTGGCTGGGCAAAGGCCCGGAGTACGATCTCTCAGCGCTCGTGGAAGAGGCCGAAGAGGCGGCGCAAGAGACGGGCATGGCAGCGGGGCCGGACGGGCAACAGGCTTCAGGCGCCGACGTGCCGGCGGGCCGCGTGGTGCGGCTGGGCCCTTACGCTTTTCACCTCAGCGGCGCCGTCGTAACACGAGCCAACCGGGGCGCGGCCCGCGACCTTCCGGAGACCGTCACGATTCCCATTCACGCCGAGGCAGCGGCCCTCGCCGTGCTGCACGCCGCCGGGTGGGCCGCGCCGGGCAAGCGGCAGAGCGTTGGCACCTACACCCTCACGTACCAGGACGGGACCACCCATACCCGACGCCTGAGTTACGGCCGTGAAATCGCCGCCTGGACGGACCCCACGCTCAACTCTCTTGCCCGGTACCCTGCCTGGCGTGGCCACACCAGGAACGGTCTCCCGATAGGTTTGGACGTCCTTGAAATCGAAAACCCGTATCCGAACAAAATGATCGCCTCGTTTACCGTAAAAAGCGACGTACGCTGGACGAACCCGGTCGTCGTGGGGCTCACCCTCCTCGACGCCGTATCCGGGCGCTCGGTGCCGGCGGCAGGAGGTGGGCCGAAATGAGAGCCGCCACGCTCAAAGCCAGGCTTCGCACGACCCTGGTTGCCTACGCGTTCCTCGCACCGGCCCTGGTGCTGCTCGCCATCTACACCTTCTGGCCGATGCTGTTCGGAACTTACCTTGCGTTTGCAAAGTACAACGTGATCAAGCCCCCGGAGTGGGTCGGCCTGGACAACTTCCGCCGCCTGGCCGCACAGGCCCACTTCTGGACGGGGCTGCTCAACTCGCTTCGCTACGTCATGGTGGTGCCCGTCATCCAGATCACGGCCATCGCCGTGGCGGTGCTCGTAAACCGCCGGTTACCGGCCATCGGGCTGTTCCGGACGGCCTACTACATCCCCGTCGTGACGAGCTTCGCCGTCGTCGGGATCATGTGGGGATGGATGTACAACCAGTACGGGCCGGTCAACTACGTGCTGCAGCTGTTGGGCATCCTCGACCGGCCCATCAGCTTCTTGAACCGGCCGTCCATCGCGCTGTACGCGGTGATGTTCGTGACGCTGTGGAAGGGTTTTGGCTACTACATGGTACTCTATCTTGCGGGGCTGCAGTCCATCGACCCCTCCTTTGAAGAAGCGGCGGTCATCGACGGGGCGAGCCGCTGGCACGTCTTCTGGAAGGTCACGCTACCGCTGCTGCGGCCGGTCATCCTGCTGTGCAGCCTCCTTTCCACCATCAGCGCCATCAAGGTGTTCGAGGAGATCTTCGTGATGACGGGCGGCGGACCGGCCGGGTCGACGTACACTGCGCTGTATTACATCTACTCCAAGGCGTTCCAGGACTTCCAGTACGGGCAGGCCGCGGCGGCGAGCCTTGTGGTGGCGGCGGTCAGCCTCATCTTCAGCATCATCAACTTCAAGTACGTGCGAGGGGGGCAGATCTGATGCCCGCGGCGCCCTCTTCGACGCAGCAGGTGCCCTCCCGCGCACGGCCAGTGCCATCCGTCGCCGGGGTGGCAGTCGCCCGCCCGGAGCCAGCGCGGCAGGCCGCCCGCCGCATGAAGGCCGTCCGGCGGGCGAGGCGCGGCGTGGGGACGTTCCTGGTCTACGTGCTGCTGATGGCCATCGCCATCACGACCGTCTACCCGTTCTTCTGGACGGTTATCACGAGCTTCGAAAGCGTGGGGGCCGTCTTCAACTTCCCGCCGCCGGTGTGGCCGCAGGAGCCGACTCTGCGCCACTACCGCACCGTGGTGGAGACGGTACCGCTGGGGCGGTACGTGCTGAACAGCACCATCATCAGCGTCTCCGGGGTGCTGCTCAGCGTCCTGGTGGCGACGCTGGCAGGGTACCCGCTGGCCAGGCTGAAGTTTCCCGGGCGGGACCTCATCTTCGGGGCGATCATCGCAACGCTCATCCTGCCGAACGAGGCCGGGCTCATCGTCAACTACATCACCACCATCAAGTTGGGGCTGTTGCACACGAGCGTGGGGCAGTACGCGGCGGTGATCCTGCCGAGCCTGGCGTCGACGGTGGGCAT includes:
- a CDS encoding sugar ABC transporter permease, with translation MRAATLKARLRTTLVAYAFLAPALVLLAIYTFWPMLFGTYLAFAKYNVIKPPEWVGLDNFRRLAAQAHFWTGLLNSLRYVMVVPVIQITAIAVAVLVNRRLPAIGLFRTAYYIPVVTSFAVVGIMWGWMYNQYGPVNYVLQLLGILDRPISFLNRPSIALYAVMFVTLWKGFGYYMVLYLAGLQSIDPSFEEAAVIDGASRWHVFWKVTLPLLRPVILLCSLLSTISAIKVFEEIFVMTGGGPAGSTYTALYYIYSKAFQDFQYGQAAAASLVVAAVSLIFSIINFKYVRGGQI
- a CDS encoding glycoside hydrolase family 20 zincin-like fold domain-containing protein; the protein is MAGFRLLARKRVRKSTQGLAAGTLAQRTPSTGLRAAALGVALAAVAALAGVGAVPAEEAGTRLIPVEAAFDPAVEAVPGGEVPVIIPVPQRAEFPDGLLPLKGVYLRVVGGNPELQHAALSLRDELASRWGVEVGGAGPEILIGTVQDEELAGRVRQAGIRLDGAEAYALHVGPQGAWVAGAGARGAYWGVQTLLQLVAKGPDGPVLRFADIVDWPAFAVRAAMIYLDAYSEGVNDRLIPILARHKFNQVLVMANYVQWDSTRQIWHPQGAGKDEARRVAGLIRRYGMEPVPLIELLGHAQWMFYGGANRDLLQDPGCPEPFAYDPLNPRTYEVVLPVLDEAIEVFRPRYVHIGHDEVRNRCTFPATEEGRRAGFNTLFYNDVMRLYEHLRSRGVGTMMWQDVAFSEVTRDIVGRLPKDIVITDWHYWPADDFPSVREIRAAGFPVIGATWYRPGNAESFARSALRDGAIGMLQTRWTGYFGNPSVADGQTEQAVAYIRAAASFWNPDAPVSEEVAARRFADEWVQPRTLAGQPGLHAARQAWRPVSGRLVYLGPHATRSLVDPDGSGWLGKGPEYDLSALVEEAEEAAQETGMAAGPDGQQASGADVPAGRVVRLGPYAFHLSGAVVTRANRGAARDLPETVTIPIHAEAAALAVLHAAGWAAPGKRQSVGTYTLTYQDGTTHTRRLSYGREIAAWTDPTLNSLARYPAWRGHTRNGLPIGLDVLEIENPYPNKMIASFTVKSDVRWTNPVVVGLTLLDAVSGRSVPAAGGGPK
- a CDS encoding carbohydrate ABC transporter permease; this translates as MPAAPSSTQQVPSRARPVPSVAGVAVARPEPARQAARRMKAVRRARRGVGTFLVYVLLMAIAITTVYPFFWTVITSFESVGAVFNFPPPVWPQEPTLRHYRTVVETVPLGRYVLNSTIISVSGVLLSVLVATLAGYPLARLKFPGRDLIFGAIIATLILPNEAGLIVNYITTIKLGLLHTSVGQYAAVILPSLASTVGIFLMRQAYLAIPEELLEAARVDGASELRIWWKIMVPLTAPSIAAFGILQFVGFWNSFLWAIIVLTDKSYYPLASGLLDLQGQFATNTRAIASGTVIAMVPILVVFLFGQRYFMRGLEGAVKQ